In Zhaonella formicivorans, one DNA window encodes the following:
- a CDS encoding ATP-binding protein, protein MSIKRTVYPFCAIVGQDNMKKALILNVINPALGGVLIRGEKGTAKSTAVRALAHLLPEMNQVADCIFGCDPLDKSSMCESCLTRTKNGEALPVVAKKMQVVELPVSATEDRVVGTLDIEHAIKKGEKKFEPGILARANRNILYVDEVNLLDDHVVDVLLDAAAMGVNNIEREGVSYSHPAKFILVGTMNPEEGDLRPQLLDRFGLAVDVRAESDTEQRIEVVKRRLEYEANPAEFASQYNKQQAELAARILQAKQKLNQVKFGERILELAARISIEIGVDGHRADINMIKTALTMAAFAGRSEVVPADVLEAAALVLPHRMRRRPFEESILEFSKVEEIVKEYEERSIA, encoded by the coding sequence ATGTCTATAAAAAGAACAGTTTATCCATTCTGTGCCATAGTAGGTCAGGATAATATGAAAAAAGCGTTGATCTTAAATGTCATTAACCCGGCATTAGGAGGTGTCCTAATCAGAGGGGAGAAGGGGACGGCAAAATCAACGGCAGTAAGGGCACTGGCCCACCTGCTTCCTGAGATGAACCAGGTAGCAGATTGTATTTTTGGCTGTGACCCTTTGGATAAAAGCAGTATGTGTGAATCGTGTCTTACTAGGACTAAGAACGGAGAAGCATTGCCTGTAGTTGCCAAGAAAATGCAGGTAGTCGAACTGCCGGTAAGCGCCACTGAAGACCGGGTCGTAGGGACGCTGGATATTGAACACGCTATCAAAAAAGGGGAAAAAAAGTTTGAACCTGGTATCCTGGCTAGAGCAAACCGCAACATTTTGTATGTAGACGAAGTAAATTTATTGGACGACCATGTGGTAGACGTGCTGCTGGATGCGGCGGCTATGGGAGTAAATAACATCGAGAGAGAAGGGGTGTCTTATTCCCATCCGGCTAAATTCATCCTGGTAGGCACGATGAACCCGGAAGAGGGAGATTTACGTCCCCAACTATTGGACAGGTTTGGTTTAGCTGTAGATGTCAGGGCTGAAAGCGATACTGAGCAAAGGATTGAAGTAGTGAAACGGAGACTGGAGTATGAAGCAAATCCTGCTGAATTTGCTTCTCAATACAATAAACAACAGGCAGAATTGGCGGCCAGAATCCTGCAGGCCAAGCAAAAACTAAATCAGGTAAAGTTTGGGGAACGGATTTTGGAGTTAGCTGCCAGAATTTCCATTGAAATTGGAGTGGATGGACACAGGGCGGATATTAATATGATTAAAACAGCCCTAACCATGGCTGCTTTTGCAGGCCGTAGCGAGGTGGTCCCTGCTGATGTCCTGGAAGCGGCGGCTTTAGTCCTGCCCCATCGGATGAGAAGAAGGCCGTTCGAAGAGAGTATCCTTGAGTTTTCAAAAGTGGAAGAAATCGTCAAGGAGTACGAAGAAAGGAGTATAGCCTGA
- the cobN gene encoding cobaltochelatase subunit CobN, producing MYKILFIFSGHDASYFLQEAGQLLNAKYPGHFKLDFLDPFEIDENPEEYAKSLQLGEESDFIFLSIHSGLGYFKKFSSFFERFSGRKKIFIWTGIEEEVAAIMDKTGISAADYYNIYKYYAMGGSQNALNMILWLASRFTGLKYPFADPEAPRWEGIYDPQKQITDEESYLKGITQNYRPVIGVLFHANKIQENNLLHINCVIKKIKEQGALPLAVYTAVTKDDWLGKKGIKWALDNYFMRDGRPIVDAVINTTGYSLSVLANPGDGTKVIEESILEKLGVPVLQAMTTYFTLEQWEKSARGLDMMTLSSSVYHPEFDGQIISVPIAYSDVVKDQVGKKRIFRPIEERVEKVVKLAVNWARLRHIPNDEKKVAIIFHNMPPRTDMIGCAYGLDSPAAVYNIVEALKRIGIKTDYAFADGAEIIQRIINGVTNDTRWLPPEQMLERSVAVIAGADYRKWLAKFGEAVQRKMVADWGEPPGEFMAFGDRLAVPGIINGNIFIGLQPPRAFEEQAEACYHSTDLVCPHHYLAYYKWIKYVFKADVIIHIGTHGTLEWLPGKEIGLSKDCYPDLAIDDIPHLYPYIINVPGEGIQAKRRSYAVILDHLMPSMVESDTYDELAAIDDLVKEYYHSQKANPGKLPHLRTKIWELAAKMNLHLDLQLSEQEACADFQKFIEELHNWVSKIKSSLIKDGLHVYGEVPAGTRLKNMLRALVRLRNGEVPSLPEAVAAAQGYDYERLQNDPTYVWADGRTGLMLLDEINELGRQLLDELHTGGYQEGLICEAIEKVFGADSADTGKLTACLQFICNELLPRLEATADELKYVVKGVNGEFVTPGPSGCPTRGKARILPTGRNFYSIDPAAVPTRASWEVGKKLGDNLLQRYLQEEGRYPESVAIVVYAGETMKTCGDDIAEILYLMGVRPKWLGSTDRVIGLEVIPLEELKRPRIDVTLRISGVFRDTFPNLIALVEDAVTLVAGLEEDLEFNFVRKHILNEAEELVQQGINQADALEQASLRIFGCPPGTYGAGVSILIYSKKWQDVSDLGNIYTLWGGHAYGRKIHGAKKQEVFARRLAAADVTVKNESSVEIDMLDSDDFFNYHGGLIAAVKTHRKKAPRSYSANTANPDRTELRDVHEETARIMRARILNPKWVGGLKKHGFKGAQEVSAMVDIVFGWDATADVVEDWMYNRITENYVFNQANRQWLQEVNPWALHNIVERLLEAGKRGMWNASKEDLEKLRQIYLEIEGEVEEHL from the coding sequence ATGTATAAAATTTTGTTTATTTTCAGCGGTCATGATGCTTCATATTTTTTACAGGAAGCAGGGCAGTTACTGAATGCAAAATATCCCGGACATTTTAAGCTGGACTTTCTTGATCCATTTGAAATAGATGAAAATCCGGAAGAATATGCCAAATCTCTGCAGTTGGGAGAAGAAAGCGACTTCATCTTTCTCAGCATCCATAGCGGCCTTGGCTATTTTAAAAAATTCAGCTCCTTTTTTGAAAGGTTCAGCGGAAGAAAGAAGATTTTTATTTGGACCGGCATTGAAGAAGAAGTAGCAGCAATTATGGATAAAACAGGCATAAGCGCTGCCGATTATTACAATATTTATAAGTATTATGCCATGGGCGGCAGCCAAAACGCTTTGAATATGATTTTATGGTTGGCTTCCCGGTTTACAGGGCTGAAATACCCCTTTGCAGATCCGGAAGCCCCTAGGTGGGAAGGGATTTACGATCCCCAAAAACAGATAACCGACGAAGAAAGTTATTTAAAAGGAATAACCCAAAATTACCGGCCCGTAATAGGGGTACTTTTCCACGCCAATAAAATTCAGGAAAATAACCTGTTACACATTAATTGTGTGATTAAAAAAATTAAAGAACAGGGTGCCTTGCCCCTTGCGGTCTATACTGCAGTGACTAAAGATGACTGGCTGGGGAAAAAAGGGATTAAATGGGCGCTTGACAACTACTTCATGCGGGATGGCAGGCCTATTGTAGATGCAGTGATTAATACTACAGGCTATTCCTTAAGTGTTTTAGCCAACCCGGGTGACGGTACCAAGGTTATTGAAGAGAGTATATTGGAAAAGTTAGGCGTACCGGTCCTGCAGGCAATGACTACATACTTTACGCTGGAACAGTGGGAAAAGTCGGCCAGGGGACTGGACATGATGACATTAAGCAGCAGTGTTTACCACCCTGAATTTGACGGTCAGATCATTTCGGTACCAATTGCCTACAGTGATGTGGTAAAGGATCAGGTGGGCAAAAAACGCATTTTCAGGCCTATTGAAGAAAGAGTTGAAAAGGTTGTTAAATTGGCTGTCAACTGGGCTAGGCTGAGACATATTCCAAACGATGAGAAAAAAGTGGCAATCATTTTCCATAATATGCCGCCCAGGACTGACATGATCGGCTGCGCTTACGGCTTAGACAGTCCGGCTGCTGTTTACAATATCGTAGAAGCGCTGAAAAGGATTGGCATCAAAACCGATTATGCTTTTGCCGATGGCGCCGAAATAATCCAGAGAATAATTAACGGTGTTACTAATGATACCCGGTGGCTGCCGCCGGAACAGATGCTGGAAAGAAGTGTGGCTGTCATTGCAGGGGCAGATTATAGAAAATGGTTGGCAAAATTTGGGGAGGCTGTCCAGCGCAAAATGGTGGCTGATTGGGGAGAACCGCCGGGAGAATTTATGGCCTTTGGGGACCGTCTGGCAGTGCCGGGGATAATTAACGGCAACATCTTTATCGGTTTACAGCCGCCCAGGGCCTTTGAAGAACAGGCAGAAGCCTGCTACCACAGTACGGATTTAGTTTGCCCCCATCATTACCTGGCTTATTACAAATGGATTAAATATGTCTTTAAGGCAGATGTGATTATCCATATTGGCACCCATGGTACTTTGGAGTGGCTGCCTGGCAAAGAAATAGGTCTGTCCAAAGATTGTTATCCGGATTTGGCGATTGATGACATCCCTCATCTCTACCCTTATATTATCAACGTGCCTGGAGAAGGTATCCAGGCTAAAAGAAGATCCTATGCGGTCATACTGGACCATTTAATGCCTTCTATGGTGGAAAGTGATACATATGATGAGCTGGCAGCCATAGATGATCTAGTTAAGGAGTACTATCATTCCCAGAAGGCAAATCCGGGTAAACTGCCGCATTTACGGACCAAAATATGGGAATTGGCTGCAAAAATGAATTTACACCTGGATTTGCAGCTTTCGGAACAAGAAGCCTGCGCAGATTTTCAGAAGTTTATTGAAGAACTCCACAATTGGGTCAGTAAAATCAAGTCTTCTTTAATTAAAGACGGCCTGCATGTCTACGGCGAAGTTCCTGCAGGGACCAGGTTGAAAAATATGCTGCGGGCCTTGGTCAGGTTAAGAAACGGAGAAGTCCCTTCTTTGCCGGAAGCTGTGGCGGCGGCTCAGGGTTATGATTATGAACGGCTCCAAAACGACCCTACCTATGTTTGGGCAGACGGGCGGACCGGTCTTATGCTCTTAGATGAAATAAATGAACTGGGCAGGCAATTACTGGATGAACTGCATACCGGGGGATATCAGGAAGGCCTGATCTGCGAAGCTATTGAAAAAGTCTTTGGGGCGGACAGTGCTGACACCGGTAAATTAACAGCTTGCCTGCAGTTTATCTGCAACGAATTGCTACCCAGATTGGAAGCGACTGCCGATGAACTAAAGTATGTAGTAAAAGGGGTCAACGGGGAATTTGTTACCCCGGGGCCATCAGGTTGTCCTACCCGGGGAAAGGCCAGGATTTTACCCACCGGCCGGAATTTTTATTCCATTGACCCTGCGGCAGTGCCCACCCGAGCTTCCTGGGAAGTTGGCAAAAAATTAGGCGATAACCTGCTGCAGAGGTATTTGCAAGAAGAGGGGCGCTATCCTGAAAGCGTAGCCATTGTAGTTTATGCCGGGGAAACTATGAAGACCTGCGGTGATGATATAGCGGAAATCCTATATCTAATGGGGGTCAGACCCAAATGGCTGGGAAGCACCGACCGGGTTATCGGGCTGGAAGTTATTCCATTAGAAGAATTGAAGAGGCCCCGTATTGATGTAACGCTGAGGATCAGTGGAGTTTTCAGGGATACTTTTCCCAATTTAATCGCCCTTGTAGAGGATGCAGTAACCCTTGTGGCCGGGCTGGAGGAAGATTTGGAGTTTAATTTTGTACGTAAACATATTTTAAACGAAGCGGAGGAACTGGTACAACAAGGAATAAACCAGGCCGATGCTTTAGAGCAAGCCTCCCTGCGAATTTTTGGCTGCCCTCCGGGGACCTATGGAGCCGGGGTCAGTATCTTGATCTACAGCAAAAAATGGCAGGACGTCAGTGATTTGGGCAATATCTATACTCTCTGGGGAGGCCATGCGTACGGCAGGAAAATTCACGGAGCTAAAAAGCAGGAAGTTTTTGCTAGAAGACTGGCTGCAGCAGATGTTACTGTGAAGAATGAGTCCTCCGTGGAAATTGATATGCTGGACAGTGACGACTTTTTCAATTATCATGGCGGGTTGATTGCGGCAGTCAAGACCCATCGCAAAAAAGCCCCGCGCTCCTACTCTGCGAACACTGCAAACCCGGACCGGACAGAACTTAGGGATGTACATGAAGAAACCGCCAGGATCATGAGGGCAAGGATTCTCAACCCCAAGTGGGTAGGCGGACTGAAAAAGCATGGATTTAAAGGTGCCCAGGAAGTGTCCGCTATGGTGGATATAGTTTTTGGCTGGGATGCTACTGCTGATGTGGTCGAAGACTGGATGTATAACAGGATAACGGAAAACTATGTATTTAACCAGGCTAACCGTCAATGGCTCCAAGAAGTCAACCCCTGGGCTCTTCATAATATTGTAGAGAGATTGCTGGAAGCCGGTAAAAGGGGGATGTGGAATGCCTCTAAGGAAGACTTGGAAAAGCTGCGGCAAATCTATTTAGAGATAGAGGGGGAAGTGGAGGAACACCTCTAG
- a CDS encoding adenosylcobinamide amidohydrolase: MLLETAAGDQVHRYSKSIVICFKGKRNVLSTSPLNGGYREDLTAVFNHDCNPGAGMACKLRAPTYAEHMALIAQELGLDPEHAAGIGTAASMDNAAIKVETYKGLTVTAIVTGGVEVNGGRAGDPASFDEMDGVIHTKHGTINIILEINAKLNGATLARALVTCTEAKTAALQELMAGSNYSTGIATGSGTDGTIMISNADSPITLTNAGKHSKLGELIGRAVKSAVKEALFKQTGLGPEYQHSLLRRFKRYGLNEEMLWQKYLQMTENVRMDKPLFIHHLHILDRQDTLVTFSSLYIHLLDQLEWQLLNREEVMEAAAVILANIQTKLGLKEDCFKFPLLPNERLSEQLIDLFAQVIARAAGGLEREAEINV, encoded by the coding sequence ATGTTGTTGGAAACTGCAGCCGGAGACCAGGTCCACCGTTATAGCAAATCCATAGTTATCTGCTTTAAGGGGAAAAGAAATGTGCTCAGCACTTCCCCGTTAAACGGGGGGTATAGAGAGGATTTAACCGCTGTCTTTAACCATGACTGTAATCCCGGAGCAGGTATGGCTTGCAAGTTAAGGGCTCCTACATATGCAGAACATATGGCGCTGATTGCGCAGGAGTTGGGACTCGATCCGGAGCATGCGGCAGGAATTGGCACTGCGGCATCTATGGATAATGCAGCTATTAAGGTAGAGACTTACAAAGGTCTTACGGTTACAGCCATTGTTACCGGAGGAGTGGAAGTAAACGGCGGCAGAGCCGGAGATCCGGCTTCATTTGATGAGATGGACGGTGTGATACATACTAAACACGGCACTATCAATATTATCTTAGAAATCAATGCCAAGCTTAATGGGGCTACTCTCGCCCGGGCGTTAGTCACTTGTACGGAAGCCAAAACTGCTGCCCTTCAGGAACTGATGGCCGGAAGCAATTACTCGACGGGAATAGCTACAGGCTCGGGTACAGACGGGACCATAATGATCAGCAACGCCGATTCCCCAATTACTCTGACTAATGCCGGAAAGCATTCTAAACTTGGTGAATTAATCGGCAGAGCTGTAAAAAGCGCTGTCAAGGAGGCCCTCTTCAAACAGACGGGACTTGGGCCGGAATATCAACACAGCTTGCTCAGAAGGTTTAAACGTTATGGTTTAAATGAAGAAATGTTATGGCAAAAGTATCTGCAAATGACAGAAAACGTAAGAATGGATAAACCTCTTTTTATTCATCATCTCCATATTTTAGACAGGCAGGATACACTGGTTACTTTCAGTTCCCTTTATATCCATCTTCTGGACCAGCTGGAATGGCAGTTACTAAACCGGGAGGAAGTTATGGAAGCTGCCGCAGTGATTTTAGCAAATATCCAAACGAAGTTAGGCTTAAAAGAAGATTGTTTTAAATTTCCTCTGTTGCCTAATGAACGGTTATCTGAGCAGTTAATTGATCTGTTCGCGCAAGTAATAGCCCGGGCAGCGGGAGGTTTGGAACGGGAGGCTGAGATAAATGTATAA
- a CDS encoding ABC transporter ATP-binding protein: protein MNILKTQELAVGYGSKTVVDGINLEALKGQLICLLGPNGSGKSTILRSLSGLLAPVHGTIYLKGRLLPQLKLNELAKTLAVVLTERISPGLMTVFEIAAMGRYPYTGFFGRLSESDINKTWEALRLVNAENIAERYFNELSDGERQKALLARALVQEPELIVLDEPTTHLDVRHRIEILSILSRLAKEKRITVILSLHEVDLALKSCETVILVKNGKILAVGPPEDVIKEETITELYDISCAHFNDFLGTMELLNNSSASVFVIAGAGSGTRLYRMLTKHGYGIYTGVIHENDVDYHVAQAIGAVITSEKSFEEISHQAFSEAEKFIQEARQIVDAGFPVGLLNRRNRDLIIHALQSGKTVYTLRDKKEGESLYGHHAQQLVYCECIASVIEHLSHAHLEQRLVRRNLA, encoded by the coding sequence GTGAACATATTAAAAACTCAAGAGCTGGCAGTAGGTTATGGCAGCAAGACAGTTGTTGACGGGATCAACTTGGAAGCGTTAAAGGGGCAGTTGATCTGTCTGTTGGGCCCTAATGGTTCCGGAAAATCAACTATTTTAAGGTCGCTGTCCGGCCTTTTGGCACCGGTGCATGGGACTATCTACCTGAAAGGACGACTGCTGCCGCAGTTAAAACTTAATGAGCTGGCCAAAACACTGGCTGTAGTCTTAACGGAACGTATTTCACCGGGATTGATGACTGTTTTTGAAATTGCCGCCATGGGCAGATACCCTTATACAGGTTTTTTTGGCCGCTTGTCGGAAAGTGACATTAATAAAACCTGGGAAGCATTGCGGTTAGTCAATGCTGAGAACATTGCCGAGAGATACTTTAATGAGTTGAGTGACGGAGAAAGGCAAAAGGCGCTGCTGGCCAGGGCTTTAGTGCAAGAACCTGAGCTGATTGTGCTAGATGAGCCTACCACCCATCTGGATGTGCGCCATCGAATTGAAATCCTGTCTATTTTAAGCAGGCTTGCTAAAGAAAAAAGGATCACAGTCATCCTATCCCTGCATGAAGTGGATTTGGCATTAAAAAGCTGCGAGACAGTGATTCTGGTGAAAAACGGTAAAATCTTAGCTGTTGGCCCTCCGGAAGATGTTATAAAAGAAGAAACTATAACTGAGCTTTACGATATCAGCTGTGCTCATTTTAATGACTTTTTAGGCACTATGGAACTTTTAAACAACAGCAGCGCCTCTGTTTTTGTAATAGCAGGGGCCGGCAGCGGCACCCGTCTCTACCGGATGCTGACAAAACACGGGTATGGCATTTACACCGGGGTTATTCACGAAAATGATGTGGATTACCACGTAGCACAGGCAATTGGGGCTGTGATCACCAGTGAAAAATCGTTTGAAGAGATCAGCCATCAGGCTTTTTCCGAGGCTGAAAAGTTCATCCAGGAAGCCCGGCAAATTGTTGATGCGGGTTTCCCGGTGGGACTGCTCAACAGGCGCAACCGTGATTTAATTATTCATGCACTGCAGTCAGGGAAAACAGTATATACCCTGCGGGACAAAAAAGAAGGCGAGAGCTTGTACGGCCATCATGCCCAGCAGTTGGTTTATTGTGAATGCATAGCCTCGGTTATTGAACATCTTTCCCATGCCCATTTGGAGCAAAGGTTGGTGAGGAGGAATTTAGCTTGA
- a CDS encoding FecCD family ABC transporter permease produces the protein MEFIKGRGTRYFFLFVLLLAVLLCSFLLNISLGSVKISFAEVTKIILHKFILLQDAGGAVNEAVVWKIRLPRAIATVLGGAALAVSGLLLQIFFRNPIVGPYVLGISSGATLFVGLVVLAGLTFGFGVGSPFLLFGAAFLGSLIVMALVLVIANKVKSVVTLLVIGLMVGYLCSAVTSLLMAFAQKEQLHGFVMWTLGSFAGFTWKQVFVVAVIGIPCLLGTLLICKPLNALLLSEDYAKSMGVSIKTFRVVIVVLSSLLAGLITAFAGPVAFIGQAGPHISRLLFGTSDNRLLIPGTVLLGAIITSLCDLAARMLYNPVELPISAVTSFFGAPIVIYLILKRRTLM, from the coding sequence GTGGAATTTATTAAAGGGCGTGGAACCAGATATTTCTTTTTATTTGTTCTATTATTGGCAGTCCTGCTCTGCTCATTTTTACTAAATATTAGTCTGGGCTCTGTAAAAATAAGTTTTGCCGAAGTCACTAAAATAATCCTGCATAAGTTTATCCTTCTGCAAGATGCCGGCGGCGCAGTCAATGAAGCTGTTGTTTGGAAGATACGTTTGCCCCGGGCTATAGCAACTGTTTTAGGGGGGGCTGCTCTAGCCGTATCAGGGCTCTTGCTGCAGATATTTTTCCGAAATCCTATTGTTGGACCGTATGTGTTGGGCATATCTTCCGGGGCCACTTTATTTGTGGGGTTAGTGGTATTGGCTGGTTTGACATTTGGTTTTGGAGTCGGGTCTCCATTTTTACTGTTTGGAGCAGCTTTTTTGGGCTCATTAATTGTAATGGCCCTGGTACTGGTGATTGCCAACAAGGTTAAGAGCGTTGTAACCCTGCTGGTAATTGGACTGATGGTAGGCTATTTATGCAGCGCTGTTACCAGTTTGCTTATGGCCTTTGCCCAAAAAGAGCAGCTCCATGGGTTTGTGATGTGGACCTTAGGGAGCTTTGCGGGTTTTACCTGGAAACAGGTTTTTGTTGTAGCCGTTATTGGGATTCCCTGTCTATTGGGTACTTTATTAATTTGTAAACCTTTAAATGCCCTCTTGTTAAGTGAGGATTATGCCAAAAGTATGGGCGTTAGCATTAAGACCTTCCGCGTTGTAATCGTTGTACTCTCCAGCCTCCTGGCAGGCCTGATCACGGCCTTTGCCGGTCCGGTAGCTTTCATTGGCCAGGCCGGTCCCCATATATCCAGGCTATTATTTGGGACTTCTGACAACCGGCTGTTAATACCGGGTACCGTTTTACTAGGGGCTATTATTACTTCGCTGTGCGACCTGGCAGCCAGGATGCTCTATAACCCCGTAGAACTGCCTATCAGTGCTGTAACTTCCTTTTTTGGCGCTCCAATAGTAATTTATTTGATACTGAAAAGGAGGACCCTAATGTGA
- a CDS encoding stalk domain-containing protein: protein MRSIKFYISCLLLGIVFAFLSAGPAGAAQVKVLVDGKDVALDVRPVIENGRTLVPLRGIFEKMGATVNWDSKTKTVTAVKGSKKIKLVIGSKVATKNNETVKLDVPAAVRNGNTLVPLRFVSEALGANVSFNKTDKTISVDTKVKVEYATGFSIEYIGDGCKKVVDGEGRTLLLVPRGKKVPDGYKGVPVIYTPIDNVLAASITQVSLLRPLNVLHSISGVTADKNDWYIAEIKKGLEKGSIKFVGGSNMGEPDYEKVQALNPQIVFAYTGAYGQQKMINKLSELGIKYAIDNEYLEEHPLGRMEWIKFLGAFYNKEAEATAYFNNAVKAVNALSTKIPKGTKPKVLWGSIYKGEVHVPNGGSYVAKMIEMAGGDYVFKDLSPNKGSSSKISIEEFYAKGIDADIFIYSSTTEWTGSVQDIIKKAPVLAELNSIKKGNVWCFQPWYYQVLDKTHETIQDLAVIFHPSAFKGYSVKHYDKVPMK, encoded by the coding sequence ATGAGGTCAATTAAGTTTTACATCAGCTGTTTGCTGTTAGGCATTGTATTTGCTTTTCTTTCCGCCGGTCCAGCAGGTGCTGCCCAGGTTAAAGTGCTGGTGGACGGCAAGGATGTAGCGTTGGATGTCCGGCCGGTAATTGAAAATGGCCGCACCTTAGTGCCTTTACGGGGAATCTTTGAAAAAATGGGGGCTACAGTCAACTGGGACAGTAAAACCAAGACTGTAACAGCAGTTAAGGGGAGCAAAAAAATAAAACTGGTTATCGGCAGCAAAGTCGCTACTAAAAACAACGAGACAGTTAAACTTGATGTCCCTGCCGCTGTCCGTAACGGAAACACTTTAGTCCCTTTGCGCTTTGTGAGCGAAGCGTTAGGAGCAAACGTCAGCTTTAACAAGACTGATAAAACCATCTCTGTGGATACAAAAGTGAAAGTAGAATATGCCACAGGCTTCAGCATTGAATATATCGGGGACGGGTGCAAAAAGGTTGTAGACGGTGAAGGAAGGACTCTCCTTTTAGTCCCCCGCGGTAAAAAAGTACCGGATGGTTATAAAGGCGTACCTGTAATCTATACGCCAATTGATAATGTCTTAGCTGCTTCGATAACTCAAGTCAGCTTATTAAGGCCTCTTAATGTGCTCCACAGTATATCCGGCGTTACTGCTGATAAAAACGACTGGTATATAGCTGAGATTAAAAAGGGGCTGGAGAAAGGCTCTATAAAATTTGTAGGCGGTAGTAATATGGGTGAGCCTGATTACGAAAAAGTACAAGCATTAAATCCGCAAATTGTCTTTGCCTATACCGGGGCTTACGGCCAGCAAAAAATGATTAATAAGTTGAGTGAATTGGGGATTAAATATGCCATTGATAATGAATATTTAGAAGAGCATCCGCTGGGAAGGATGGAATGGATAAAATTTTTAGGGGCCTTTTATAACAAAGAAGCTGAAGCCACTGCTTATTTCAATAATGCGGTAAAAGCTGTAAACGCTTTAAGCACAAAAATACCAAAAGGGACCAAACCAAAGGTATTATGGGGGTCAATTTATAAAGGGGAGGTCCATGTCCCCAACGGTGGTTCTTATGTGGCCAAAATGATTGAAATGGCCGGGGGAGATTATGTCTTTAAGGATTTAAGCCCGAATAAAGGGTCAAGCTCAAAGATCAGCATTGAAGAGTTCTATGCCAAAGGCATTGATGCAGATATCTTCATCTATTCGTCAACAACTGAGTGGACCGGTTCCGTACAGGATATTATCAAAAAAGCCCCTGTCCTGGCCGAACTGAACAGCATCAAAAAGGGAAATGTCTGGTGCTTTCAGCCCTGGTATTACCAAGTACTGGATAAAACCCATGAAACTATCCAAGACCTGGCTGTGATTTTCCACCCTTCGGCTTTCAAAGGCTATTCCGTAAAGCATTATGATAAAGTTCCGATGAAATAG